In Taeniopygia guttata chromosome Z, bTaeGut7.mat, whole genome shotgun sequence, one genomic interval encodes:
- the LOC140682017 gene encoding LOW QUALITY PROTEIN: uncharacterized protein (The sequence of the model RefSeq protein was modified relative to this genomic sequence to represent the inferred CDS: deleted 2 bases in 1 codon), whose amino-acid sequence WDRLHFPGGFAGRGSNTSPAVAAAGARRAPSVVAVRALRVAARRRPELGPAGLTAFWGGHPRVGVASGLLLMLGLHWAVALWRSCSLALPEPIPQGLSRRLWSVLREGGSSGSLGSQRPPRCTTGGAAAVKGEPLQLLLLLLEVGRKGFRGNENQFLCNSLRETTHGCWLDWGIREAQRLNMCSGASRKEEGEVEADRAVPEEAESSEPSLIHPLPRCWSYIPPEDLQSCLECHVREVFGPSVPEDWQQAPLQENRLKYRLLARLAAELGHAVPNSQLHRVRCAGDMLGFYRTPVKDSTEIDELAAAELPPNLKIIRSGDSPHAAFLCLSGAVGQQQSPLVGVKSVNFSNKGSLSFAHVWLFLFCSFFPADQFLRGTGAAWALPAAPCPFPAAGNQQDPVGINKGTISSFYFAPLC is encoded by the exons TGGGATAGACTACATTTCCCAGGAGGCTTTGCGGGGCGCGGCAGCAATACGTCACCGGCGGTGGCCGCGGCAGGCGCCCGGCGCGCCCCCAGCGTGGTGGCGGTGCGGGCGCTGCGGGTGGCGGCGCGGCGGAGGCCGGAGCTCGGCCCCGCGGGGCTCACGGCGTTCTGGGGCGGCCACCCCAGGGTGGGGGTGGCTTCTGGCCTTCTCCTCATGCTGGGCCTTCACTGGGCCGTGGCCCTCTGGAGGTCATGTAGCCTGGCACTCCCTGAGCCAATCCCTCAGGGTTTGTCCAGGCGGCTTTGGAGTGTTCTTAGGGAAGGAGGCTCCTCAGGTTCTCTGGGCAGCCAGCGCCCACCGAGGTGCACTACTGGCGGGGCCGCAGCGGTGAAGGGT GAGCCTTTACAGCTGTTACTGCTTTTGTTAGAAGTGGGAAGAAAGGGATTTCGCGGGAATGAAAATCAGTTCCTCTGTAACAGTTTGCGTGAAACCACGCATGGGTGTTGGCTAGATTGGGGCATACgagaag CCCAGAGGCTGAACATGTGTTCTGGTGccagcaggaaggaggagggagaagtgGAAGCAGATCGAGCAGTTCCTGAGGAGGCAGAGAGCAGCGAGCCCAGCCTGATCCACCCCCTGCCACGCTGCTGGAGCTACATCCCTCCcgaggacctgcagagctgcctggagTGCCACGTCAGGGAGGTCTTCGGGCCCTCTGTTCCCGAGGACTGGCAGCAGGCTCCCCTGCAGGAGAACAGGCTGAAGTATCGCCTGCTGGCCcggctggcagcagagctgggacacGCTGTCCCCAACTCGCAGCTGCACCGCGTGCGCTGCGCCGGGGACATGCTGGGCTTCTACCGCACCCCCGTAAAGGACAGCACCGAGATCGATGAACTcgcagctgcagagctgcccccgAACCTGAAAATCATCCGCAGCGGTGATTCCCCCCACGCAGCATTCCTGTGCCTGTCTGGTGCTGTAGGGCAGCAGCAGAGTCCTCTGGTTGGGGTGAAATCTGTGAATTTCAGTAATAAAGGTTCACTGAGCTTTGCCCACGTTTGGCTGTTCCTgttctgctcttttttccctgcagacCAGTTCCTGCGAGGCACTGGTGCAGcatgggcactgccagctgccccctgccctttccctgctgctgggaaccAACAGGATCCAGTGGGGATCAACAAAGGGACCATCTCCAGTTTCTACTTTGCACCTCTGTGTTAG